One window of the Lysobacter sp. S4-A87 genome contains the following:
- a CDS encoding sorbosone dehydrogenase family protein, whose product MRCATCLGLVATLSACAGQASLSSGEDTGPDPVIAKPAPSAIPTVNIAPAQGWPANTTPTAAAGLSVQAYATGLDHPRWLYVLPNGDVLVAESNAPPGRSGIGGIKGKVMGAVKKRAGGAVPSANRITLLRDRNGDGVAETRSVFASNLSSPFGMALVGDTLYIANTDSLMRAHYNAGDTRLSATPTKVADLPGKAGDKFNHHWTKSLLPASDGSRFYIGVGSNSNIAENGMEAEANRAAVLELDAASGSQRVYASGLRNPVGLAWEPRSHQLWAVVNERDELGNDLVPDYLTRVDRGAFYGWPYSYFGQHVDTRVKPQRPDLVASARRPDYALGSHVAPLGLTFASSDALGGDYAEGAFVGLHGSWNRKPLNGYKVVFVPFRDGMPSGAIRDVLSGFLDDAGNARGRPVGVATDRSGALLVADDVGNVVWRVTSTASR is encoded by the coding sequence ATGCGCTGTGCCACTTGCCTGGGCCTGGTTGCGACGTTGTCGGCGTGCGCCGGCCAGGCCTCGCTGTCGTCGGGCGAGGACACCGGACCGGATCCGGTGATCGCCAAGCCCGCGCCATCGGCGATCCCGACCGTCAACATCGCGCCCGCCCAAGGATGGCCCGCCAACACCACGCCCACGGCCGCGGCCGGGCTTTCGGTCCAGGCATATGCCACCGGCCTGGATCACCCGCGCTGGCTGTACGTGTTGCCCAATGGCGACGTACTGGTCGCCGAATCCAACGCACCGCCGGGCCGATCCGGCATCGGTGGCATCAAGGGCAAGGTCATGGGCGCGGTGAAGAAGCGCGCCGGCGGCGCGGTGCCGAGCGCGAACCGCATCACCCTGCTGCGCGACCGCAATGGCGACGGCGTCGCCGAAACCCGCAGCGTGTTCGCCAGCAATCTCAGCTCACCCTTCGGCATGGCCCTGGTCGGCGACACGCTGTACATCGCCAACACCGACTCGCTGATGCGCGCGCATTACAACGCCGGTGATACGCGCCTGTCTGCAACACCCACGAAGGTCGCCGACCTGCCGGGCAAGGCCGGCGACAAGTTCAACCACCACTGGACCAAGAGCCTGCTGCCCGCGTCCGACGGCAGCCGTTTCTACATCGGCGTCGGATCCAACAGCAACATCGCCGAGAACGGCATGGAGGCCGAGGCCAATCGCGCCGCCGTGCTCGAGCTCGACGCCGCCAGTGGCAGCCAGCGCGTATACGCCAGTGGCCTGCGCAATCCGGTCGGCCTGGCTTGGGAGCCGCGCAGCCACCAGCTGTGGGCGGTGGTCAACGAGCGCGACGAGCTCGGCAACGACCTGGTGCCCGATTACCTGACGCGCGTCGACCGCGGTGCCTTCTACGGCTGGCCGTACAGCTATTTCGGCCAGCACGTCGATACGCGGGTAAAGCCACAGCGTCCCGACCTGGTGGCCAGCGCGCGTCGACCGGACTACGCATTGGGCTCGCACGTCGCCCCGCTCGGGCTGACGTTCGCCAGCAGCGACGCACTGGGCGGCGACTACGCCGAGGGTGCCTTCGTCGGCCTGCACGGCTCGTGGAATCGCAAGCCGCTAAACGGTTACAAGGTGGTCTTCGTGCCGTTCCGCGACGGCATGCCCAGCGGCGCGATCCGCGACGTGCTGAGCGGATTCCTCGACGACGCCGGCAATGCCCGCGGCCGTCCGGTGGGTGTGGCGACAGACCGCAGTGGCGCATTGCTGGTCGCCGACGATGTCGGAAACGTCGTCTGGCGTGTGACCTCTACGGCGTCCAGGTAG